In the genome of Helicobacter kayseriensis, one region contains:
- a CDS encoding zinc ribbon domain-containing protein — MNKNLQELIKISLLDKEIDLMDPKIAQVRKGLTEREEQKAKKELLITDLNEEKKEHLTLLAKCEETLKNASTKLNDIASKMQEVKTEKELKALNIEEEIAKEQITFQNAEIQRIEKLIQSTEEKIQSTQQEIQDLEDQMKKIESEIALEIENIRKEQTEISKKKSAIVEKLDQKVVVFYEKVRKWAKSTSVVPVYKQACGGCFIRLNDRAYSELLKGDSVSTCPHCGRILFVEES, encoded by the coding sequence ATGAACAAAAATTTGCAAGAGCTAATCAAGATTTCGCTCCTAGATAAAGAAATTGATCTAATGGATCCCAAAATCGCTCAAGTGCGAAAAGGTCTCACGGAGCGAGAAGAACAAAAAGCAAAAAAAGAACTGTTAATCACTGATCTCAATGAAGAAAAAAAAGAACACCTTACATTACTTGCAAAGTGCGAAGAAACACTCAAAAATGCAAGCACAAAGCTAAATGATATTGCAAGCAAAATGCAAGAAGTCAAAACAGAAAAGGAACTCAAAGCTCTCAATATCGAAGAGGAAATTGCAAAAGAACAAATCACTTTCCAAAATGCAGAAATCCAAAGAATCGAAAAGCTCATCCAATCTACAGAAGAAAAAATCCAATCTACTCAGCAAGAGATTCAGGATCTTGAAGATCAAATGAAAAAGATCGAATCAGAAATTGCATTAGAAATTGAAAATATTAGAAAAGAACAAACCGAAATTTCCAAAAAGAAATCTGCAATCGTTGAAAAACTAGATCAAAAAGTTGTCGTTTTCTACGAAAAAGTAAGAAAATGGGCCAAGAGCACAAGCGTTGTCCCTGTTTATAAACAAGCTTGCGGAGGGTGCTTTATCCGCCTCAATGATCGTGCATATTCTGAACTTCTCAAAGGAGATTCTGTTTCTACCTGCCCACACTGCGGAAGAATTCTCTTTGTAGAAGAAAGTTAA
- a CDS encoding Nif3-like dinuclear metal center hexameric protein, whose product MQVQEIYSLLNEISPFSLQEQWDNSGINLGNPLQEFENIYTTLEVDMHLAQQIKPNSLIIAHHPLIFSPLKNLNTQSYPSNIASILLAKNCSLIAMHTNFDRTHLNHYFASQILGFQNLIEKDYILSARLSPQSFETLLTRLKIALNASIFKALKASEKISQVFIVCGSGMSFLKYIPPHSQSCFITGDIKHHEAMEAQSLGISLIDVGHFESEVFFAQVIAKILQNFGYEAIINDLKNPLKFY is encoded by the coding sequence ATGCAAGTCCAAGAAATCTATTCTCTTCTCAACGAGATCTCTCCATTCTCCCTACAAGAACAATGGGATAATAGCGGGATCAATCTAGGCAACCCCCTCCAAGAATTTGAAAACATCTATACAACACTAGAAGTCGATATGCACCTAGCCCAACAAATCAAACCCAATTCTCTCATCATTGCCCATCATCCCCTTATTTTTTCACCCCTCAAAAATCTCAACACACAATCTTATCCAAGCAATATTGCCTCCATTCTTTTAGCCAAAAATTGCTCTCTTATTGCGATGCATACAAATTTTGATCGCACACATCTCAATCACTATTTTGCCTCTCAGATACTGGGCTTTCAAAACCTTATTGAAAAAGATTATATTCTTTCAGCGCGCCTCTCTCCCCAAAGCTTTGAAACACTTCTCACGCGATTAAAAATTGCTCTAAATGCATCCATTTTTAAGGCTCTCAAGGCATCAGAAAAGATTTCGCAAGTTTTTATTGTTTGTGGAAGTGGTATGAGTTTTCTCAAATATATTCCCCCGCACTCTCAAAGTTGTTTTATCACAGGAGATATCAAGCATCACGAAGCGATGGAAGCCCAAAGCCTAGGAATCTCTTTAATTGATGTAGGCCATTTTGAAAGTGAAGTCTTTTTCGCTCAAGTCATAGCCAAAATTTTGCAAAATTTTGGCTATGAAGCTATAATAAACGATTTGAAAAATCCATTAAAGTTTTATTAA
- a CDS encoding CvfB family protein, protein MRGCLMVGTKIKLEIVKILPFGCILGDEEILLPKKYVPCGAKIGDSVEVFIYTDSQDRIIATTLEPYGILGEIVFLEVVDFSEYGVFLDLGIAKDILMPCKNPQRYAKGSKIAVQIGKDREGRLLANQKLRFCKYYGKPFVQFDAMPYRKTPLGFECVVCGKFQGMLFVNEVFEDLELGKTYRVQVKKTRKDGKIDLKLVQKGEVERLLDVLRQNHGKIPITKDSHPQEIVRVCQMSKKAFKRALVHLAQEVGQDEEGIYLR, encoded by the coding sequence ATGAGAGGTTGTTTAATGGTTGGGACAAAAATAAAATTAGAGATTGTCAAGATTCTTCCCTTTGGCTGTATTTTGGGAGATGAAGAGATTTTGCTCCCCAAAAAATATGTTCCTTGTGGAGCAAAAATAGGGGACAGTGTTGAAGTGTTTATTTATACAGACAGCCAAGATCGAATCATTGCTACAACGCTTGAGCCTTATGGAATCTTGGGCGAGATTGTTTTTTTGGAAGTGGTGGATTTTTCAGAATATGGAGTGTTTTTGGATTTGGGAATTGCAAAAGACATTTTGATGCCTTGCAAAAATCCTCAACGATATGCCAAGGGTTCCAAAATCGCTGTTCAAATTGGCAAAGATAGAGAAGGGCGATTGCTTGCAAATCAGAAGTTGAGATTTTGCAAATACTATGGCAAACCTTTTGTGCAGTTTGATGCGATGCCTTACCGAAAAACTCCTCTTGGATTTGAGTGCGTTGTTTGTGGAAAGTTTCAGGGGATGTTGTTTGTAAATGAGGTCTTCGAAGATCTTGAGTTGGGGAAGACATATCGTGTGCAGGTTAAAAAAACGCGTAAGGATGGAAAGATAGATCTAAAGCTAGTCCAAAAGGGAGAGGTAGAAAGATTGCTTGATGTTTTGAGACAAAATCACGGAAAGATTCCAATAACTAAAGATAGCCATCCACAAGAAATTGTTAGGGTTTGTCAAATGAGCAAAAAGGCATTCAAAAGAGCATTGGTTCATCTTGCCCAAGAGGTTGGACAAGATGAAGAGGGGATTTATCTTAGATAA
- a CDS encoding sodium-dependent transporter — translation MNNFSKIGFILATLGSSIGLGHIWKFPYMAGQNGGGAFVLFYLFLAISLGVSMLIAEMLIGNKAKTNPVDSFVKLEPNHKSTWKFIGIMAIGGPIVMTFYAVVLGWVLYYLFIGSFDLPQNIDEAKSSFETLATGSIPIQIAGFLACMVLTGYIVAKGAKEGIEKLNLILMPLLFIIFIGLLIYAMTLDSFSQAWSYMFSFDVEKITGSVVLSALGQVFFALSLGLGTILIYGAYANDGENLLSSSIWVVVSGIFISIVAGLMIFTFIFQFDGKASGGPGLLFVSLPLAFSQMGAFGNIISFLFMLCVAFAGITSTVSIVEPAISYLRDRFNFSQVKATWICCGAISIVGLFVILSITKDYGDLFTFFGTTLFDWMDIFTSKFLMPLGGFLTLIFASYVIGKERLRSYTQGFLSPTLFEIWYIIIAYLAPIVIAIIALAPLFI, via the coding sequence ATGAACAATTTTAGCAAAATAGGTTTTATCTTAGCAACCTTGGGAAGCTCGATTGGTCTTGGACATATTTGGAAATTTCCTTATATGGCAGGACAAAATGGAGGCGGAGCATTTGTGCTTTTTTACCTCTTTTTAGCAATCTCGCTTGGAGTTTCAATGCTTATTGCCGAAATGCTCATTGGAAACAAAGCAAAGACAAACCCTGTTGATAGCTTTGTCAAACTTGAGCCAAACCACAAAAGTACTTGGAAATTTATTGGAATTATGGCAATTGGTGGGCCAATTGTAATGACATTTTATGCAGTGGTGCTAGGCTGGGTGCTTTATTATCTTTTCATTGGAAGTTTTGATTTGCCACAAAACATTGATGAAGCTAAGTCATCATTTGAGACATTGGCTACTGGCTCTATACCTATCCAAATTGCTGGATTCTTGGCCTGTATGGTTCTGACTGGCTATATTGTCGCAAAAGGTGCAAAAGAGGGGATCGAAAAGCTCAATTTAATTTTGATGCCACTTCTCTTTATCATTTTTATTGGATTATTAATTTATGCAATGACTTTGGATTCTTTTTCTCAAGCATGGAGCTATATGTTTTCTTTTGATGTAGAAAAAATTACAGGAAGTGTTGTTTTGAGCGCATTAGGTCAAGTATTCTTCGCGCTTTCTTTGGGTCTTGGCACAATTCTTATTTATGGAGCTTATGCAAATGATGGAGAAAATCTCCTTTCAAGCTCAATTTGGGTTGTAGTTTCAGGGATTTTTATCTCTATTGTTGCGGGATTGATGATTTTTACATTTATTTTCCAATTTGATGGAAAAGCAAGTGGAGGTCCTGGATTGCTTTTTGTTTCATTACCTTTGGCCTTCTCACAAATGGGAGCATTTGGAAACATCATCTCATTCCTTTTCATGCTTTGTGTTGCATTTGCAGGAATCACCTCAACAGTCTCTATCGTTGAGCCAGCAATCTCTTATCTTAGAGATCGCTTCAATTTTTCTCAAGTCAAGGCGACATGGATTTGCTGTGGAGCAATCAGTATTGTAGGACTCTTTGTCATCCTCTCAATCACAAAAGACTATGGTGATTTATTTACATTTTTTGGTACGACACTCTTTGATTGGATGGACATCTTCACCTCCAAGTTCCTAATGCCTCTAGGTGGATTTTTGACATTGATTTTTGCAAGCTATGTTATCGGAAAAGAAAGATTGAGATCCTATACACAAGGTTTTCTATCTCCCACCTTATTTGAGATATGGTATATCATCATTGCCTACCTTGCACCTATTGTGATTGCAATCATTGCACTCGCTCCCCTGTTTATCTAA
- a CDS encoding YbgC/FadM family acyl-CoA thioesterase: MKIRVYYEDTDCGGIVYHANFIKFCERARSEVFFSVGEMPCAQDAGFVVRSMKANFYKSAFLGDLLEVKTRILELKKATLILLQEIHRDGERLFDMEVKLGFIDLKRGKPLAMTTEIKEILCKF; encoded by the coding sequence GTGAAGATTCGGGTTTATTATGAGGACACAGATTGTGGAGGGATTGTTTATCATGCCAATTTTATTAAGTTCTGTGAGCGTGCAAGGAGTGAGGTGTTTTTTTCTGTAGGAGAGATGCCTTGTGCGCAAGATGCAGGATTTGTTGTAAGATCTATGAAGGCAAACTTTTATAAAAGCGCCTTTTTGGGAGATTTGCTTGAAGTGAAAACACGGATTCTTGAGTTAAAAAAAGCAACGTTGATTTTGTTGCAAGAAATTCATCGGGATGGAGAGAGGCTCTTTGATATGGAAGTTAAGCTTGGGTTTATTGATCTAAAAAGAGGAAAGCCTCTTGCAATGACGACAGAAATAAAGGAGATTTTATGCAAGTTTTAG
- a CDS encoding HP0495 family protein — protein MQVLEGKPQIMYPTQWEYRVIGKNKEAIENVISQVIKKEYELKEGHHSSHGKFVSVVVSVEVESEQERDHIFVALRNDEAVNMVL, from the coding sequence ATGCAAGTTTTAGAAGGAAAGCCACAAATTATGTATCCAACACAATGGGAATATCGCGTGATTGGAAAAAATAAAGAAGCCATTGAGAATGTGATCTCACAAGTTATCAAAAAAGAATATGAGCTCAAAGAGGGACATCATTCAAGTCATGGAAAATTTGTGAGCGTTGTGGTGAGTGTGGAGGTTGAAAGTGAGCAAGAGCGTGACCATATCTTTGTCGCACTTAGAAATGATGAAGCGGTAAACATGGTTCTTTAA
- a CDS encoding MqnA/MqnD/SBP family protein has product MRIGKIDYLNLLPFEVFMKAFPVSLQTKAVMAYKKSYPSKLNRDFLFGRLDGGFLSSIMACGQGKIALPCGIIADGEVWSVLALPNPNKKDYQSASSNALIQVLGIEGEVLIGDRALIYKMSGGEGIDLGQRWKEKKGLPFVFGLFCVSKQKQRAEKIILKFAQAKVKIPQYILQKASQKSGVAKKDIVRYLEKIQYRIGCKEKRALEVFYRELLFHKIKKPKRF; this is encoded by the coding sequence ATGAGAATAGGGAAGATTGACTATCTAAACCTTTTGCCTTTTGAAGTCTTTATGAAGGCTTTTCCCGTTAGTTTGCAAACAAAAGCAGTGATGGCTTACAAAAAATCTTATCCCTCTAAACTCAATCGTGATTTTTTGTTTGGACGCTTAGATGGTGGATTTCTTTCTTCGATCATGGCTTGTGGTCAAGGCAAAATCGCATTGCCATGCGGAATCATTGCAGATGGTGAGGTGTGGAGTGTTCTTGCACTTCCAAATCCCAACAAAAAGGATTATCAGTCTGCTTCTTCCAATGCGCTTATTCAAGTGCTAGGAATTGAGGGGGAGGTGTTGATCGGAGATAGGGCATTGATTTATAAAATGAGCGGAGGGGAGGGAATTGATCTGGGTCAAAGATGGAAAGAGAAAAAAGGGTTGCCTTTTGTTTTTGGGTTGTTTTGCGTATCAAAACAAAAACAAAGGGCCGAGAAGATTATTCTTAAGTTTGCTCAAGCTAAAGTCAAAATCCCTCAATATATTTTGCAAAAAGCAAGTCAAAAAAGTGGAGTTGCAAAGAAAGATATTGTGCGATATTTAGAAAAGATTCAATATCGTATAGGGTGCAAAGAAAAAAGAGCTTTAGAGGTGTTTTATCGCGAATTATTGTTTCACAAGATCAAAAAGCCCAAGCGCTTCTAA
- a CDS encoding M20/M25/M40 family metallo-hydrolase, with protein MQVVLNHFQEIAKIPHCSFQTQELRDFLVSFARQCGAHVEVDRVGNIYAIKGEPKVCLQSHYDMVCMGRAPKIEIFEEGGYIRAKDSSLGADNGIGVAIMMEALQKFENLECLWTNDEEVGLLGANGLEHVIRSKKLLNLDHESDCEVTIGCAGGVDLFASCCGEMIDEEGEVYEVEVCNHRGGHSGIDIIKNHANAIKTLAFFIAQNQGKIIEFEGGERINSIPKFAKARVIFPQSPQQVENVLFKSLGKQRVQVASQSEQFLKMIQSFSHGVRSFNLDLQIVQTSINLAIAKLKEGKATFELFARSNHAKELEMICHESKEFFLMCGCDVHDENFYLPWEPQKSAFSEEVLGVMQKYNPHAKYYAIHAGLECGIIGAKFKGLECCSIGPNIYNPHSTDERCELASVEKIAKVVFEVVEKNH; from the coding sequence ATGCAAGTTGTTTTGAATCATTTTCAAGAGATTGCAAAAATCCCTCATTGTAGTTTTCAAACGCAAGAGCTAAGGGATTTTTTGGTGAGCTTTGCAAGACAGTGTGGAGCACATGTTGAGGTTGATAGGGTCGGAAATATTTATGCCATCAAGGGAGAACCAAAAGTGTGTCTTCAGAGTCACTATGATATGGTGTGTATGGGAAGGGCTCCTAAGATTGAGATATTTGAAGAGGGAGGATATATTAGGGCCAAAGATTCTAGTCTGGGGGCAGATAATGGAATCGGCGTGGCGATTATGATGGAGGCGTTGCAAAAGTTTGAAAACCTTGAATGCTTATGGACAAATGATGAGGAAGTGGGGTTATTGGGTGCAAATGGACTTGAGCATGTGATTCGATCCAAAAAATTGCTTAATCTGGATCATGAAAGTGATTGTGAGGTCACGATTGGTTGTGCTGGAGGGGTGGATTTGTTTGCAAGTTGTTGTGGGGAGATGATTGATGAGGAGGGGGAGGTGTATGAGGTGGAGGTTTGCAATCATAGAGGGGGCCACTCTGGAATTGATATCATTAAAAATCACGCAAATGCAATCAAAACCTTGGCATTTTTCATCGCACAAAATCAGGGGAAGATCATTGAGTTTGAGGGGGGAGAGAGAATCAATTCTATCCCCAAATTTGCCAAAGCTAGGGTCATTTTTCCTCAATCTCCTCAGCAAGTGGAAAATGTTTTGTTCAAAAGCTTGGGTAAGCAAAGAGTGCAAGTGGCATCACAAAGCGAGCAATTTTTGAAGATGATTCAATCTTTTTCTCATGGAGTGCGAAGCTTCAATCTTGATTTGCAAATTGTTCAAACAAGCATTAACTTGGCAATCGCCAAGCTCAAAGAGGGAAAGGCAACTTTTGAGCTTTTTGCGCGATCTAATCATGCAAAAGAGTTGGAGATGATTTGTCACGAAAGCAAAGAGTTTTTCTTGATGTGTGGTTGTGATGTGCATGATGAAAACTTTTATCTGCCTTGGGAGCCTCAAAAAAGTGCCTTTTCAGAAGAGGTTCTTGGTGTGATGCAAAAATACAATCCGCACGCAAAATATTATGCAATCCATGCAGGGCTTGAGTGTGGAATCATTGGAGCAAAATTCAAAGGGTTGGAGTGTTGTTCGATTGGCCCAAATATTTATAATCCTCACTCCACTGATGAGCGATGCGAACTGGCATCAGTTGAGAAGATTGCTAAGGTCGTCTTTGAGGTGGTAGAAAAAAATCATTAA
- a CDS encoding replication-associated recombination protein A, with amino-acid sequence MKHLSSLLRPKTLQDFIGQSHIIGENSPLFQALQHNTLPHCMFYGAPGSGKTTLSRILASSLGCSFYEFNATHFKLDQLRQILQPHSLLKPIIFIDEIHRLNKGQQEALLPIMEENQAYLIGSSTLNPFYALTNAIRSRAFLFEFLPLTPQDMQSILNKALALLGISIEEEIKNFLIQSSNGDARAMLNLLDLASLSQPITLDSLQMLRPHCLNEGTSEDDTHYNLASALIKSIRGSDVDASIYYLARLIEAQESAEFIARRLVISASEDIGNANPNALNLATSTLTAVSKIGYPEARIILAQCVIYLASSPKSNTAYQAINQALEFVRSRSKQSIPSNILPHSKDYLYPHDFGGWVEQSYLPTPLQFVPKTSKGFEKTLNEWLEKIKSPNQ; translated from the coding sequence ATGAAACATCTCTCCTCCCTTTTGCGCCCAAAAACCCTCCAAGACTTCATTGGGCAATCCCACATTATTGGGGAAAACTCTCCCCTCTTTCAAGCACTTCAGCACAACACTTTGCCCCACTGCATGTTTTATGGAGCCCCAGGAAGCGGGAAGACCACTCTTTCAAGAATCCTTGCTTCAAGTCTTGGATGTAGTTTTTATGAATTCAATGCCACGCATTTCAAACTCGATCAATTGCGCCAAATTCTCCAACCCCATTCGCTCTTAAAACCTATCATTTTCATTGATGAAATTCATCGCCTTAACAAAGGACAACAAGAAGCGCTTCTTCCGATTATGGAAGAAAATCAAGCATATCTCATCGGATCTTCTACACTCAATCCTTTTTATGCCCTCACAAATGCCATCCGATCAAGGGCTTTTTTATTTGAATTCCTCCCCCTTACCCCTCAAGATATGCAATCTATCCTCAACAAAGCTCTTGCATTGCTTGGAATCTCCATAGAAGAAGAAATCAAAAATTTTTTGATTCAATCAAGCAATGGGGATGCAAGAGCGATGCTCAACCTCCTAGATCTTGCATCTCTCTCTCAACCCATCACTTTAGATTCTCTTCAAATGCTTCGCCCCCATTGCCTCAATGAAGGGACAAGCGAGGATGACACACACTACAATCTAGCAAGCGCTCTAATTAAATCCATCAGAGGAAGCGATGTGGATGCAAGTATCTATTATCTTGCACGCCTCATTGAAGCTCAAGAAAGTGCGGAGTTTATCGCAAGACGCTTAGTTATCAGCGCAAGTGAAGACATCGGCAATGCCAACCCCAATGCCCTCAATCTTGCTACAAGCACTCTCACGGCAGTAAGCAAAATTGGCTACCCAGAAGCTAGAATCATCCTTGCTCAATGCGTGATTTATCTTGCCTCAAGCCCTAAAAGCAATACAGCCTACCAAGCTATCAATCAAGCTCTTGAGTTTGTACGCTCCCGCTCTAAGCAATCAATTCCCTCCAATATTTTGCCTCACTCAAAAGATTATCTCTATCCCCATGATTTTGGAGGATGGGTGGAACAAAGTTATCTCCCCACGCCTCTTCAATTCGTCCCAAAAACATCAAAAGGGTTTGAAAAAACACTCAATGAGTGGCTAGAAAAGATTAAATCACCAAACCAATAA
- a CDS encoding heat shock protein transcriptional repressor HspR: MYSYDEPVYLISVVAKILEIHPQTLRQYEKEGLIQPGRTDGKMRLYSQRDIDKIKTILCLTRDMGVNLAGVDIILRLKERLDEMDELVEELRTQSPRPKSVTLKQSSYEIILKK; the protein is encoded by the coding sequence ATGTATAGCTATGATGAACCTGTATATCTCATCAGTGTTGTTGCAAAAATTCTAGAAATCCATCCTCAAACCCTTAGACAATACGAAAAAGAAGGCCTAATCCAACCAGGACGAACAGATGGGAAAATGCGTCTTTATTCTCAACGCGATATTGACAAAATCAAGACTATTTTATGCCTTACACGCGATATGGGAGTAAATCTTGCAGGAGTAGATATCATCTTGCGTCTCAAAGAAAGACTAGATGAAATGGATGAGCTCGTTGAAGAGTTACGCACACAATCACCACGACCAAAGTCTGTCACACTCAAACAAAGCTCTTATGAAATTATTTTGAAAAAATGA
- a CDS encoding DnaJ C-terminal domain-containing protein, translated as MAKSLYSTLEVSENASAEEIKKSYRKLARKYHPDINKEPGAEEKFKEITAAYEILSDPQKKAQYDQYGDGMFGGQNFSDFARGTGGVNLDDILSQIFGNGGGFSSRSTGGFGFGNFGGFGGGFERGFGAPNLDQQDQITIPFITAILGGKYHYDKNGSFDIKIPAGIQDGETIRLKGKGYTQGGRSGDLLLKVNVAPSDEYTREGSNLTKILDIPLKLALFGGSIEVQTPHKEVTLKIPQGVKNNQKFRLKELGAINRKSGAKGDLYLKANILLPSVDHLSQDLKTLLQKEL; from the coding sequence ATGGCAAAAAGTCTCTATAGCACACTAGAAGTCAGCGAAAATGCAAGTGCAGAAGAAATCAAAAAGTCTTATCGCAAACTTGCACGCAAATATCATCCCGATATCAACAAAGAACCTGGAGCAGAAGAGAAGTTTAAAGAAATTACAGCAGCATATGAAATCCTCAGCGATCCACAGAAAAAAGCCCAATATGACCAATATGGTGATGGAATGTTTGGGGGGCAAAATTTCAGTGATTTTGCGCGAGGAACAGGGGGGGTAAATCTAGATGATATTCTTTCTCAAATTTTTGGGAATGGAGGAGGTTTTAGCTCAAGAAGTACAGGAGGGTTTGGGTTTGGTAATTTTGGTGGCTTTGGTGGAGGATTTGAGAGGGGATTTGGAGCACCCAATCTAGATCAACAAGACCAAATCACCATCCCCTTCATCACTGCCATTTTGGGAGGAAAATATCATTATGACAAGAATGGAAGCTTTGATATCAAAATCCCAGCAGGCATTCAAGATGGAGAAACAATTCGCCTCAAGGGAAAAGGATATACACAGGGCGGAAGAAGCGGGGATTTACTCCTAAAGGTTAATGTCGCCCCAAGCGATGAATACACAAGAGAGGGAAGCAACCTAACCAAAATACTTGACATACCTCTCAAGCTAGCACTCTTTGGAGGAAGTATCGAGGTTCAAACCCCTCACAAAGAAGTCACCCTCAAAATCCCTCAAGGCGTCAAAAACAATCAAAAATTCAGACTCAAAGAGCTTGGAGCAATCAATCGCAAAAGTGGAGCAAAAGGAGATCTTTATCTCAAGGCAAATATCCTCTTGCCCTCAGTTGATCACCTAAGCCAAGACCTAAAAACCCTACTGCAAAAGGAGCTTTAA